GAGAGGCCCAAAAGCACAGGAATTAATTAAAGTAGGATGCTGTCCTCCTTTTGGGCCGGGACCTCCTCCAGCCCCGTGGTGCAGCGGTGGCAGCTGCATCCCGCAGCGACCCCAgctcagcaccagcaccagcaaagcccaggggGTGCCAGGATCCCCCCGCTTCCACCAGGATGGGTGCCAAACACGGGGCAGGATGAAGGGAGGTGGCTGCTGTGGTCCCCATCCCTGTGCTCGGAGCCCATCGGCTTCTCCCGCAGGAGAATGCGACCTGCAACATCTGGGGAAACACCACCGACTACCGGAGGACGCCCGCCGAGGAGGACCTCTCCCGCATCCCCCACCTGGTACGTGCCTTCGTGGGCCTGCTCCTGGCCCCGGGCTCAGCTCTGCGGCCCCGGGCTCAGCTCTGCGGCCCCAGGCAGCCACCAAACGAGAGAGAAAGCCCCTGGGGTGGGGATGTCCCATGGCCACGGGGGAGGGTGGGTGCATGGCCCCTCCACTGGGGTTTGGCTCTCGCTCCCCTCGATGTGTGCCAGGGAGAAGCCCAGGGGGGTTTTATCCCCGTTTCAGCAGCGATGCTCCCATGCCACAaacttttcttcccttgcagAACCACAGCAACTCTGACGTTGTTTCCATCGACTGCAATGTGAAATTAGCCCCCAATGAGGAGATGAACTTGCACTTGCACGGCAATCTGTGGATGAAGTCTCTGAAAGCAGTAAGTCCTCCCAAAGCAGGCACGTGGCTTTTGGGGGAGAAATCCCCCAAAGGAGCCCTTGCACCATGAAAATGTgttcttcttatttttcctcctctcctgcgATTGCCTTCCCTCCCAGGGAGCCCATGCATGTGTGgggtgatttttgttttcaaatcctGCTTATTCTGTCAGTGTGTGCATCCAACGTACCGCACGGCACCTCATCATGGAGATTTTAATCTCAAGCAGTCCTTTTTGCTGCAATTTAGCTACACTCACTACTTGACCTGCAGCGTCCTCCCCCACGGCTGTGGCACGCAGCATCTCTGGCATGGATGCAAAGGCCTGTAGGGGGCAAAGACTTGGGGGGGCACCCACTGGGGTTACTGGGTCCTCTCCCATGGCCAGTGCTCATGTCCAGAATCTCTTTGAACAGCTGAAGTTCAAGTCACTGAAGCTCACCATGAACGCCGCCCTTCAGCGACGCTTCGGGAGCCCCTTCATCTTCCGTGAGGAGGACCCCAGCCGCCAGGtgagccccccccaccccgggcaggACAGTCACACACGGACCTGGCAGCCTTGGGGATGCCACAACACCCCACTCTGACCCCAGTGGGGAAAAACCCCATGGGCAGCAGAAGGGCTGGAGTGACCCATGCTGGCACCCGGCTCCACAGAGCCCAGGGCAGCTCGGTGCAGCTGtgctcagagctgggcagcTCCGGTCCCAGGCCTGCTGGATTGAGGAGGGAACACCTCAGCCAAATCACTGGTGTGCAGGGTGCACATCCtcccctgcagctccagcagcctccCAAAGGATCCCCACCATCGTGCATCGGCCCCAGCCCACCCAACTCTTGCACCCAGTGGCAGCAGCGTGTTTTGATGCTCTTTCCTTGCAGATAACATTTGAAATCTCCAAGCCGGAGGAGTCGCAGATCCCCATCTGGATCATCCTGGGGAGCACGTTAGGAGGTCTcctgctcctggctctgcttGTCCTCGCGCTCTGGAAGGTGAGCAGCCCTTAAGCCATGCTCCTTGGGGGCTCAATGCAGGACACCCCCCCCATGCATGGAGGGACCCCCAGCTCCGTGTTCACAGCCCCACAAGCCCCTCGGCACCACTGGGCATTGCAAAAAGCTCCTTTAATGTATTTCTGCTGCCATATTATTTACATTCAGGCTCTAAACCTCCTGGTAACATCCCACTAAAAGAAAGACTCTTCCCAGCAATCAGCTGAAGtaatggtggggttttttttcctttgtttctctttgatCCCTACAGcttggcttttttaaaagcGGGAGCCGCAGGCGagcggcggagcggagcgccCAGGGGCCGGAGTGATGCTGCCGGGGCCACCGGCTCCCCTCCCCGCATCCCCGCCCAGCCCCTCGCCAGTTACGGAGCAGAGGTTCGCCTCCATGCCGAGGGATTTGGGTGCTGAGCTCGGGTTTGCAGCGAGACGAGAGTACACCCCTTTGTGTGAAGTCACCTAAACAGGTccaaaagccaaaaataaaaaaagaaggaaccCTACACATGCCAAAATCCCCGACCCCCTACTCATGGCCCCGCGCCCCAGCGAGAGGAGCTTCAAGCTGGGTTTGCAATGAGGTGGCAGCGGTGCGGGGCGGAGGGGGCCACCGAAGCAACGTGCCCTGGCACGTGAGGCAAAGCACGGggctgcaaaaagaaaaaaatctttaaagcaataatctcctttaaaaaaacaaaaatgaggcTTGCTCGGTGCCGGGGCTGAGCTGTAGCAAACCCCTGGGCTTTGCTGGCCGCGGCTCTCGAACTGCATTGCATTCGTTAACCGGAGCAATTGGGTGGAGATTTTAATTTGCCTTCTTCTTAATGCACTGACTACAAACGATAGCAAATTAAAGCACCTTAATGCAAATCTCCAGTGTCCAGCTGTACATACTTATTTTGAAACTATTTACCTGTTTaagcaaagaaggtaaaaaaaattgaaaaattgaaaaaaaaaaaaaatcaaaccccagTTTGAAGTGTTTTCTACAAACTGAGCAGTTCCGAAGAGCTTGTGTCCAGCAAGGGTCCGCACGTGTATTATAATTGTACATACTCGGTGTCACGCGAAACCGGATGATCGGTGCTGTTTgacaaaaatctttctttttgcataacagaattatttatgctaatattaattttatggatgaaaagaaagcatatgTCCGCCGGATGTGTAATGACTTTTGTTAAATACTGTcctagcaatttttttttaaggattaaaaatacagtattttaaaaattaatagccTCTACTCCCCTTTTGTGCCAGCCCACgtccagggctgggctgggcatgAGCAGGAGCTGCTCCTACCCCTCACGGCGGCAGCGGAGGAGGATGGGGCTCAGGCATTTTCCTCCACTTATTCCCTGGGGGATGCAAGGTTTTTGCAGCCTGGTTTCGGTGGGATGCTGTTGGGGGGGGTGAgcggctgggggggtgggggtgcagcCTTAGCACCTGCATGAGCCCAGAGGGAGACCTGCTGCAGGATCAGCCCCGTGTATTGTAtaaaacggggggggggggaatgtgTCGGAGAGCAAAACTCCTGCTGCAGGTGCCAGGGTGGGTGCCTGGGGCTCCGTGAGGCCGGGCAGTGGCAACGTTCCCACGGCCCTGAAGAGCCCAAACtgtgcacatttattttttttctctccctcttcatgctcagttgttttttttcccttaccgCGCTCGAAAGCACAGCGGCAGGATGCACGAGGACCACTGCCAGCGTCTTGCCAACCTTTTATTGCCAGGAAAACATAAATAACTGGTTTGCAAGTCTTTGCCCAAAAGCATCTCAGCCTCTCAGCCCTTGGTACCACGAACACAGCAGCCGCTCGCCTCCCCCTGAGCCCCCGCACGGACCCTCGCCAGGGTTTGGGTACCTGCAGCACCGGCTGCAATGGGGGAGAGCTGAGGGTCACCAAGGGCTGGGCAGGGTCCGCCAGCGGGGcgtccccagggctgtgggggTGCCCTCCTGCTGCCGTCCTGCTCCAGAGCCACACATCAGGGCAGACACATACATATctaactatatatataaaaagaatgagagagatagggtgtttttttttatatataggtGTGTATATTGGTTATGGTCTCTCTCTCATACACCTGTGTGTACATAAATCCTCCAGCTTCAGGAACCCCCTGCTCACAGGGAAGCTGGTGCACCAGCCTGGGggatgtatatgtgtgtgttcaCATGTTTGTGTGTGACTGTGTATCCACATCTATGTgtaggggggtgtgtgtggtatATGGATATAAGTGTGTGTATTTGAGTCCATCTCCAGCTTTGGGAAGCTGTCGGCACAGGGGACACTGTAGCCCAGCTCagatctctgtgtgtgtatatatgtgtgtgtgtgtgtatacatatgtgTGCATAGGTATACATTCACGTACACGTATATAACAAAAAGTATGGGTGTTTATATAAATATAGGCATAGagctgtgtgtgcatatattaatgtgtatatgtatacaaatatgcatatacacatatctttatatttattatttatctctatttttttatatatagaaatatacatatacacgtatatacattattttctctATGCTGTCCCTGCACACAGCTCTCCCACCCAGCACATCCCAGGGCCCGGAGCAGCGGCTGTCGCCCGCGGGTACCCGGAGCCCGTCCCCCGCCGAGGCGTGGGGCCGTACCGCCGCCGCAGGCTGGTGCGCGACAGCCGCTCCGCGCCCCCGCCGGGGTGGAGGCTGCACTTCCATTCCCACCCACGCAAAACACCCCGGGAGCCCCGTGCCCATTTCCCCCTGCAGCGCAGGGGCGCGGGGTGCCCGGGGCGGACGCCCACCCTGTGGCTTCTCCTTACCTAAACCAGTGCACCAGCacttctctgcctgcagcttaAAATGTGATGAGGGTTTGTAGCTAGTGAGAATTGGTTAAAGCTCCTTGCACCGCCAGCTTTTATCAATTTAAACCAAAACAGCGTAGGGAAAGCAGTCAAGCTGCTCCCACAGTTACTTCGGTTCATAAACTCACGCTCACGCAGAGGGGACGGCAGCAAACGGGCACCGCTGGCGCGGGGGACGGGGCTCGAGGCCAGGGGGTCCCCGCAGAGCCACCGCTCCCCCACGGTGCAGCAGCGGTGACGGGGCTGGTGTGCAACCCCTGCCAAAACACAACACTTCGGTCCCAGCGGTTcgaaaaaaacaaataaataaactgttttctgaaaacaagtcactttttctttcctaagccCAGCGCTTTCCTTTGCTTGCTGAGGCTCTGGGGTAGAGCCGAGCAGTGGGTGCCTCCACGGAGACGTAGAAACCTATGGAATAAATgtggaaaaacagatttttcacacAGGTGCGCGATGCCAGAAGCAGCTAGGGCTCTGGTCACCACCTAAGGGCCATGGTATAAGCCCAAAGATGAGCACGTGAAGCACCAGCCGCAGCTCCCTCCGTGCGCGGTGGCACCACCCTTGTGCTTGGGAACGCGCCTCCCCAAGCGCATCCCTCCGGCCAGAGGGACCGGGATGCCGGCGAGCAGGGCCAAGGGTTCGCTCagcatcccccccacccccgagtGTGGGCTGGCCTCGGcaaggtgtatttttaaaagctctctGCGCTGAGCCAGCGCTGTAAATCACAGACCACCACCTACGGGCACCCACCCCTCGTCCCTGGCAGAGGGGCCGTCACGCAGCTCCTTTTTCCCCAGTGAAAGGCGCACCTGCAGGGTTTGTACAGATCTTTTCAAGAGCTTTAACTAACGCCCACAAAGAGAGCGAGCGCACTCTTTCAGCTTTTAatgcttgaaaaagaaattcccAGACTAAGGAGAGGGAAGGTCCCGGGCCAAGAGCCACGACGGACTTTGCTGCACCCACCGGCGTGCAGAAACAGGCACCCGCCGGCTTTTTCCTACCCCTTGGCCGGGAGCTTTTACTGCCATAGCGAAGGCAGCAGAAGAGCACGTGCCCGACGCCACCTTCCCGGGCTGCAGCCAAGCAGGAACCCGTCTTCGCAAGGAACCGGGACAAAGACCAGGGACCACACCTGAGACAGGAGCGGCTTTAGCGTCAGCTGCTCCTTCCATAGCACAGACCTTCCCCCTCTTTATAACGTGCTTTGCAATCTCTACTGACAAGGAGTTTTATTGCTGCTTCTGGGTAACAGCATCCTCTCTCTTCAGGTCTTCACATATTGAAATCATCCGAGGAGCGGCATGAACAAAGCAGAACCTCAGCAAATACCCTGCAACGGAGCCAAAAGCGGGAAAGGATCAGAACAAAGCTAcgggaagggaggaagaagcagcttttcCGCAAGATTATTCTGtgtttaacttctttttcttattaaaaaagcagaattgtGGGAGGAGCAGCTTCCTTAACCTTATTATTACCTACAGATATTTCAGGCATGCACGTTTGTTCCAAGAATGCTTTTATACAGCTATTTCACAAGAACACAACACACAGATTAGGCCATGTCAGAAACAGGCCCtgaggaaagagaggggaaaaaaaaaaccaaacacaaaaaaacaccaaaaaaccccaaacagtgCAAGGAAATACTGTCTCAATCAATGACACGGCAACGTGCAATGATTGCCAATCCAGAATGCTTTGTTATCCAGCGAGCAGCATTCGCTGCTGAAAGGGTTCAGCCCTCTCCCCTCTTTCCCCTCCACTAAGTCAGAGCCAAGGACCACTGCCTCCCACTTTTAACTACGTGCACATCATGAATTATAAATGTGCAAGCGTAAAAAGGCATGGCAAGGCTTCGGAGCTCCGTTTGAAGCACATGGCACAGTATTACAGAGGACTTCTTTCCCGTAACACATAGACATCAATTCATACATCGGTTAATCTTAACGGGGTCAGCTACCAGTAACTTTACCAGCTAAATAACAATCATCCGGTGTGCGCTCTCAAGCTGTCAGGTTTCAGGTTCAAAGCTTTAGCATTAAGGGACACGATCCCAGAACGGGAGACTCAGAGCGTTCCCCCAGTTCTCACAATGAGCCAACGACGactcaaacattttaaacttttttttgcaaTTCCAACAGCCAGGCTGAAAATCGCCACCGTAAATTCTcagtaaaatacaaaactgcAGCTTTCCTCATGACTTCCGATGAACCCATCTCGGCACGCAGGAGGAAGACCCTCAGGGCCACAACACACAGGACCATGAACACCTTCCCAGGCGCGTGACAGCACCCGCTTGCTGCATTAGGGACCCAGGCGGCTGAATTTGGCTTTGCCGTTTTGCCTGGCGCGAGCCGTGTTTCTAGAAACGCAGCAGTCCGACCTACCTGAGACACGACGGACGCGTATTTCACTCTAGGAGCTAGTTTTCAGCAGAGTAAATTGTGCAGCTTCGAAGACACCCTATTTCTAAAGCTTCTCCCTCCAAGGAGACGCAACGGCCAGCGCTTACGGCACCAGACAACCTAAGCAGCGCTATTCTGCTTGGCACTAGGCAAAAATTAAGAGTTACAAGCTAATTCCACATTcaatgtttatttatttgtaatacAAATAGAACCGTGTGCCCAAATCTCGCCTTAAAGTTCTACCcagattgtttaaaaaaaacctagagAACATTCTTTCATCATCTGACAGTtaaaaagctgcatttaaaataaacagttttcagTAGCCTGTCAAAACAAGTGACATTTTACTGCCGGAGTATCTGCAACTTCTACCAAGGAGAAGTACTTTCTCAAGCAACAGCGTTATTATACAATCAGTTGCTTATCATAAAAGACCTTGTGATAggacaattttttaaaaatcagttttaatagAGATTTTCATAATGAAAGGAGTAAAAATCATGAAAAACCCTCGAGTCCAATTCAGGGAGGCACAGACTCCACGCTTATCGGACAAGCCAGTCTCAAGCAGTATCCCGCTCCAAAGGAAGACTCTCTTTGGCGACAGACTACTCCATTAGGAAGATACAGCATTTGGAATCCAAGAGTGCAGTTTTACACACTTCGAGTCAAAAAAAGGTGCGTGTTGATCATTGAAACAACGAAAAGCAagttaaaagcattttgaaatgttgggacacacacaaacacaaatacCCTATAAATTTTCTAGGTATCCATGCATGATCTTTATATATGAGCAACTTAGCTACATAAAAAGAAACCATGACTCTGGTTCGTTTCGGCCAATGTGCAAGTTCCTTTTTCAAAAGTTATTCAATACTTACTGTAGCAGTGTGAATGAAAGAGCTGGATATTTCAACCGCTATTAGATGAACGTACCGTAGCTGAATTTAAACCTGTATTTCCTAACAGAGCATTCCATACGTCTGTAGCTGTTGAAAACTGCCGTtcaaaacttaatttaaaaaaaaaaaataaaaaatcctcaGCATTAACTGAAAGGCATCAAAAGATGGTGAGGTACGAGAGCAATGGACTGCTCTCTATGCCGAGACTTCGCTTTTAACCAACCTCCACACAATTTCCAATTGTTCCTTCCCACCTCACTccaagaagttttaaaatttgccAAGCTACTGCCTCGGTAGCGGGGTGACACAGGCTTTCAGAGGTGCCTTTGTAAATAACTACCTAAAGCGTTCGGCTGCAAACCGTAAGCGGAGACGTGTATTGGGAACAAAACATTCTGCACGAGTTACATCGGGGGTTCTTTTcgttttgtttataaaaaaaaaaaaaaaaaggaaaaaaaccccaagagatAACGAAGCAATTCTCTGAATCAAAAGAAATGACCAAAATCTCAAACATCAGATTCGACTACAGGAAAACGATGTGGCTTTTCTCCTCTCCGTttcccacccccgccccgccctgccaAGACCTGCATGAGAACTGAGGCTGCAGACTTGAATCCAGAGgaaccccaaaacaaaagaactgAGAAAAACAACTCCGTGTACACGTATGTActctgctgtctgcagctgATGTCGTCCCGGGATAGCACCACCGCGAAAGATTTTACGTAGCCTAGTGAAACTTCACAAATTCTTCCAGAGTTCTGGGGATCTGGTTTTGGTAGCTGATGTTATAGATCCGTACTGCTCGGGCAGCCAGGCACTTGAGACTCAGCTTCATTTGAGTTTTAAGGAGTATTTCAGACACCCCTGTTGTACTTTTATCAAGAggggttttcttctgcttattcGTCATGTCTGTATGAGCACCAGCCTCCACCAGGCTAATGATGATGGAATGCAACGTCAAGAAGTCACTGATGGGCCTGTGGTATTGGACAATGATGTGGAGCGGACTGTTTCCTTCGTTGTCCACAGCGTTCACATCAGCACCACAATCGAGCAAGAGTTTTGTGACGAGCGCGTTAGGAAAGCTGCAGACGTCGTTAGTGTGGAAGTCGTCAACCGGCGTGCTGGAATTGACAGCGTGATGCAGCAAACTAGAGCCGTCCCGAGTTCGGGGATCGAGGTGAATCAGGTTATAAATCTGTTTGTTGATTCGCGACTGATCCTCTTCACTGCACTGGGTCTTGGTGGAGATGCAGACTAAGTAGAGAAAGGTAAAAATGTTGCATTCGTAGTTGTCCATGGCTGTGTGGATGTCAGAGTCCTGGGTGGTTTTGATCCGGGACATGCCTTGCTCTATTTCCAAGACGCTGCACCTCAGAACGCTCTCGATGTCCTTGGCTTTAACAGGCTCGTTTAAGTGTATCATCTGAGAAAAGACCTGGGCAAACCTCAGGAGGTCCTTATGAGTGTTCCTGTTGCCCTTTTGCCTTAGATGCAACGCATGGAGCCATAGCTTGATGCACTGCTCAAACTCCATGTTATCCGCATAAACAGCCCCACGGTAAATAATGGGGTGAGAAACATCGATATTGTCCGAGCCCAGAATTCTTTCTCGCACAATGAGGCCTTCCATGTGAAGGGCATCTCTGTCCTGCCTAATAGACTCTAATTCCTGAGGAGTCCTGCATTCAGTCCTGTTTCCATACGCTTCAATTTGTGGAAGAACTTCTTTTTCAATTATATTCTCGCTGTCTCGGTACCTCTCCAGCATCGCTAAATATAAATAGTGGTAAGTCTTCGTTATATCATAGTTTTCTCTGTCATTTGCAAACGAGGCACCCAGAAGCTCGAGAGCTTCAATCTGGCTTCTCCTGTCGCAGTCGGCGTGAGCAAGCAGCAGCTCTACGACGTCGGCCTTGCAGCTCTCGGCGGCGACTTTCAGCGGGGTCATCCCGTGGCCGTTCACCATCATCGCCGCCTTCCACTTGACCAGCTCCCTCACTATTTCCAAGTGGCCGGCTTCGGCCGCGAAGTGCAACGCCGTGGCACCGCAGTGGGCTTTGGCGTTGGGATCGGCATGCTGCTCGAGGAGGTACCTCACCACGTCCGTGTGGCCTTTGTAAGCCGCAATCATAAGGCAAGTGTTGTCGTACTTGTTGGCAATGCTGATGTTGGCGTTGTTTTCCACCAGGTATTTCACAATGTCCAGTCTGCCATCGAAACACGCGGCCCTCAGGGGAGTCGAATTGGTCACCGTAGTGTGATTCACGTTGGCGCCGTGACTCACCAGCAGTTTGACGACTTCAAAGTGGCCGGCTCCTGCTGCGCACCAGAGCGCTGTGGCTCCATCAATGACAAAGCTAAAAACGTAAAGACAGAAACAAGCAGTTAAACTGACGCTCTTTCAAAAGCCTCTCTCACAGGCAGCCGAGCAGTATGCCACAAGCCGCACATACCCAGCcattaaaagacattttatggCCATCCTGGTTTTGTACTTGAAGGAATTTACCGGGATAgccaagggaaaaggaagagagacttCTCAAGCACACAGACCTCCCCAAGGAAGAAGCGTTGAAGTTGAAACTTCGAAGCAACCAGGGGATTTAGCCCCATTCTGCACTAGTACTTTCCGGGCTGCTTTGAAGAGCCTACCTGCACGCTCCAGCCCTCAGCCTACGGAGGTCTCAGGGAGAATAGCTGCAAGAATTACCGCTTCTTTGATGCCTTGTGCCAGAAACCAACAGgttaaagaaagagagaaaacttaAAATCGACTTATCGACACAAAAAAAAACGAATTCAGGCATGAATAACAGTATAGCTCTGCAATACACGGgccctggcagcaaagccaGCCTAAGAATTTCAGATTGCTTTACTTGTTCTCTCTCCCCGAGCTGCAAAATAGCCCCCGCTTCCACTGCGCCGCTACTTCTTGTTCGAGAGACCGCACTGTAAACCAGACCAGCAGTCTGGTTACACAAATGGAACTccaggaataaaacaaaattttaaaaagcagaagtacTTCAGAGATCTGTTTTACACCAAGGCCTCGTAGACCGCGATGTGAATCGGCTTTCTGTCACTCGGAAATCAGGGGACAGTTAACTTCAGCAAAGCATCACAGTTTCTTAAGCTGTTTTCATTCCCAAATCCAGCACGCTGTGTAACTACAGAGATAAAGGCTGATGTTCTTTCCATTCCCCTGATTTCTGAAGTAGCACTTTAACACAGAAAGAGGCAGGGTTCACAGCGCAGTTAATACACACTTGAGGTGCATCCCAAATCACAGAGGGGCAAATACCTTATTTCCCTATGTCCAAAGAGACACATTTCCCGAAGTTAAAATATCATAAGACACCCAATTAATTTTACCAGCGATCTTTATCATTTTATGAAGGTCTCATGAGGCTGAACAGGAATAGTTGCGTGGCTGTCTGTAAACCCAACACCTCTAGACGACATTTCAGGGGCCATTTAAGAGCTCCGGCACGCAGAGATGTCTACACTTTTATTCACAGTAAGAAGCTCCTTATTATATAAATAAGCACATTGAAATACTTTTCTATTAAAACAGGAGGAAAGTCACGACCTAGGGTTCATTAGTGAAGAGGAGCTAATTCATTGGTGTGCTACAGGTATGTATTTACAAGTCGAAAGCCCAAACAAGGGCAGCTGCTGTGCCACCTTATCTCAGGGAGGACAGTACCGCGGGATCACATGCCTCCGCTCTTCAAACCAGGCTGCGACTCCCACTGCGCCCATTGTGCCTCAGACAACACCTCCTTTAATCTCTACAGGCAGAGGCTCTGGCAAGCAGATCGCTATCCCATCAAGGCACAGcatgagaaatgagaaaattcaGCAGCAGAGGGGGGCTGACAGCCCTCCCTATCGCTTTGTGACACAACAGAGGCCCTTCTTTTAGCTGAATTTGGGGCAGACCTCACCCTAGGTATTCTCAACCAGTTTTTGctagtggcaaaaaaaaaaagctggaagaggaagaaagaaaaaaaaaaccaaaccacagagGGCAGCTGGTTCCTCCCCCTTCATTCAGCGTGTACGAACCAAGCCAGTCTTTCCCTGGGCCGGGTGGAGCTGCGCAGGCAGAACTCCAGCTCATCAAGTCAGAGCCAGATGAAAGAGATCAGCGGGGACCCATCACGATCCCTCTCACTCAGTATCTGATGCGAGCTCTCCCCTCTGCGCAAGCGACCTGCAGAACCTGAAGCTGTTCAAAAGACCAATCTCCCTCCACAATTAGCCAGCCTTGTGTTTGGTACTGACGTACAGGCAAGAACTTGACAAGCACTGTGGGAGATTTGAACAACAGCgttcctccttccctctgccgCGGCAGCGTGTCGCCCGGGGACCTGGACATCATGGCCAGGCTCCTTCCAAAACTGCGGCACCAGCACGGCTGCCCCGGCCGGGTCCCAGCTGGGGGCCTGGCACCCCCTTCCCACCCTAAAATGTCATGTTTCACTCGTGGCCATCCCACCCATTGGCTCTCAGCAGTGAGGAAGGGATGATTC
This sequence is a window from Phalacrocorax carbo chromosome 7, bPhaCar2.1, whole genome shotgun sequence. Protein-coding genes within it:
- the FEM1B gene encoding protein fem-1 homolog B translates to MEGLAGYVYKAASEGRVLTLAALLLNRSESDIKYLLGYVSQHGGQRSTPLIIAARNGHTKVVRLLLEHYRVQTQQTGTVRFDGFVIDGATALWCAAGAGHFEVVKLLVSHGANVNHTTVTNSTPLRAACFDGRLDIVKYLVENNANISIANKYDNTCLMIAAYKGHTDVVRYLLEQHADPNAKAHCGATALHFAAEAGHLEIVRELVKWKAAMMVNGHGMTPLKVAAESCKADVVELLLAHADCDRRSQIEALELLGASFANDRENYDITKTYHYLYLAMLERYRDSENIIEKEVLPQIEAYGNRTECRTPQELESIRQDRDALHMEGLIVRERILGSDNIDVSHPIIYRGAVYADNMEFEQCIKLWLHALHLRQKGNRNTHKDLLRFAQVFSQMIHLNEPVKAKDIESVLRCSVLEIEQGMSRIKTTQDSDIHTAMDNYECNIFTFLYLVCISTKTQCSEEDQSRINKQIYNLIHLDPRTRDGSSLLHHAVNSSTPVDDFHTNDVCSFPNALVTKLLLDCGADVNAVDNEGNSPLHIIVQYHRPISDFLTLHSIIISLVEAGAHTDMTNKQKKTPLDKSTTGVSEILLKTQMKLSLKCLAARAVRIYNISYQNQIPRTLEEFVKFH